A region of Jonquetella anthropi DSM 22815 DNA encodes the following proteins:
- a CDS encoding helix-turn-helix domain-containing protein has product MRKARQTSQEERLEIVRYCLAKDNNYGATALKYNCSYQQVRNWVLRYESMGPAGLEDRRGRRIGTLPARTPEEKQRHRIAELERKNRDLQMENDLLKKIRELEMKDRSL; this is encoded by the coding sequence ATGAGAAAAGCCAGACAGACAAGCCAGGAAGAACGCCTTGAAATCGTACGGTACTGCCTTGCTAAGGATAATAATTATGGAGCGACGGCGCTGAAATATAACTGTTCCTATCAGCAGGTGCGCAACTGGGTGCTCCGTTATGAGAGCATGGGCCCCGCCGGCCTTGAAGACCGTCGTGGACGGCGGATTGGAACCCTGCCAGCCCGGACACCAGAGGAAAAGCAGCGCCACAGGATTGCAGAACTGGAACGCAAGAACCGCGACCTTCAGATGGAGAACGACCTGTTAAAAAAAATCAGAGAGTTAGAGATGAAAGATCGCTCTCTCTGA